The Vanessa tameamea isolate UH-Manoa-2023 chromosome 2, ilVanTame1 primary haplotype, whole genome shotgun sequence genome has a segment encoding these proteins:
- the LOC113398993 gene encoding long-chain-fatty-acid--CoA ligase ACSBG2 isoform X3 — MQVPNGIDHQKYLNGPDQIIPCDNYISCGPGEYVKIRMGSRGPAAEPPVSVPGLLNRIVARYPNDTALATKKDGKWHKITYKQYQDRIRTIAKGFLKLGLERFHSVCILGFNSEQWFIADLAAIHAGGYAAGIYTTNSAEACFHCLETSRANICAVQDKKQLDKILSIQSRLKHLKAIVQWEGPVDTSIPGVYSWEQVMEMGSKEPDTQLNNILKSISVNECCTLVYTSGTVGQPKAVMLSHDNLTWDAYTISERVRDLRPTYDCLVSFLPLSHVAAQVVDIYTTLTNAVTVYFAQPDALKGTLVETLKEVRPTRFLAVPRVWEKMHEKIMAVGASSGSMKRYIATWAKDKGTQYHLARINGALSSGMSGLPIDFSLAEMIKYWQDGTTCGYKMAKSLVFSKVRDNLGLDRCTTFVTAAAPLSPDIKKFFMSLDIPIMDAFGMSEAAGAHSLSIYPKFKLDSSGEILDGTETKFDGSTSINGPGEIFMRGRHVFMGYLNDEEKTRATVDDEGWLHSGDVGRLDSNNLLYITGRIKELLITAGGENIAPVLIEQTVQSELLHVGYAVLIGDKRKFLSILLTLKAKVNGNGDALDELDNETRKWVANLGSKATTISEIIRTKDPLVHKAIEEGIARANKHAISNAQKIQKFAILPADFSLNSGELGPTLKIKRNVVYEKYKDIIEGFYKE, encoded by the exons ATGCAGGTCCCGAATGGAATCgatcatcaaaaatatttaaatg gACCAGACCAGATTATACCATGTGATAATTACATAAGCTGCGGACCCGGAGAATATGTTAAAATTCGCATGGGATCACGTGGACCTGCAGCAGAACCTCCGGTTTCAGTTCCTGGTCTCTTAAACAGAATCGTCGCTCGGTACCCTAACGACACTGCCTTAGCTACTAAAAAAGACGGAAAATGGCATAAAATCACTTATAA GCAATATCAAGACCGCATCCGTACGATTGCAAAGGGTTTCTTGAAATTAGGTCTAGAACGATTTCACTCAGTGTGCATTTTAGGCTTTAATTCGGAGCAGTGGTTTATCGCTGATCTTGCTGCCATTCACGCAGG agGATATGCTGCTGGTATTTATACGACAAATTCCGCGGAGGCCTGTTTCCATTGCTTGGAAACATCACGGGCGAACATTTGCGCGGTACAGGATAAGAAGCAGTTggacaaaatattatcaatacaaagTCGCTTAAAACATCTTAAAGCGATCGTGCAATGGGAAGGACCCGTAGACACATCTATTCCTGGAGTGTACAGC tggGAACAAGTAATGGAAATGGGTTCTAAAGAGCCGGACACGCAACTCAACAATATACTGAAATCTATTTCTGTAAACGAATGCTGCACACTCGTTTACact TCTGGAACAGTGGGTCAACCAAAGGCCGTGATGCTCTCTCACGACAATCTCACGTGGGACGCATACACAATATCAGAAAGAGTTCGCGACTTGAGGCCGACTTACGACTGTCTTGTTTCCTTCTTACCGCTCAGTCACGTCGCTGCTCAG GTGGTGGACATCTATACGACACTGACAAATGCAGTGACTGTGTATTTCGCACAACCAGATGCCTTGAAGGGAACTCTCGTTGAGACATTGAAAGAAGTTCGGCCGACGAG GTTCTTAGCGGTGCCGCGAGTATGGGAAAAAATGCACGAGAAGATCATGGCAGTGGGAGCATCCAGCGGCTCCATGAAGCGCTACATTGCCACCTGGGCGAAAGACAAAGGAACTCAGTACCATTTAGCGAGAATCAACGg CGCCCTATCATCTGGGATGTCAGGTCTGCCGATAGACTTCAGTCTCGCCGAAATGATTAAGTATTG GCAAGATGGCACCACGTGCGGGTACAAAATGGCCAAGTCACTGGTGTTCAGCAAAGTGCGCGATAACCTCGGACTGGACCGCTGCACCACCTTCGTGACGGCTGCCGCGCCCCTTTCTCCCGATATCAAAAAGTTCTTCATGTCTCTGGATATACCAATAATGGACGCCTTCGGCATGAGTGAGGCTGCTGGAGCCCATTCCCTCAGCATATACCCCAA attTAAATTGGACTCCTCGGGCGAAATCCTCGATGGTACCGAAACTAAATTCGACGGTTCGACGAGCATCAACGGTCCCGGCGAAATCTTCATGCGAGGCCGGCACGTCTTTATGGGCTACCTCAACGACGAAGAGAAGACCAGAGCCACTGTCGACGACGAGGGCTGGCTGCACTCCGGAGATGTGGGCAGATTAGACAGCAATAACTTGCTATATATCACCGGTAGAATAAAG gaaTTATTGATAACAGCAGGAGGTGAGAACATTGCACCGGTTTTGATTGAGCAAACCGTTCAATCTGAACTCTTACACGTCGGATACGCTGTGCTTATTGGAGACAAACGAAAATTCCTTTCCATTTTACTGACACTAAAG GCAAAAGTCAACGGTAACGGCGATGCACTCGATGAATTGGACAACGAAACAAGAAAATGGGTGGCGAATCTCGGCAGCAAGGCTACTACAATTAGCGAGATTATCCGTACCAAAGATCCActt gtaCATAAGGCTATAGAAGAAGGTATTGCACGTGCAAACAAGCATGCTATTTCAAATGCGCAAAAGATCCAGAAGTTTGCTATTCTCCCCGCCGACTTCTCTTTGAATTCCGGAGAGTTAG GACCAACGTTAAAGATCAAAAGGAATGTTGTATACGAGAAGTACAAGGACATCATAGAAGGATTCTACAAGgaataa
- the LOC113398993 gene encoding long-chain-fatty-acid--CoA ligase ACSBG2 isoform X2: MDADSEQKNGTIPAAPTEICVENGEDIVKVSNMQVPNGIDHQKYLNGPDQIIPCDNYISCGPGEYVKIRMGSRGPAAEPPVSVPGLLNRIVARYPNDTALATKKDGKWHKITYKQYQDRIRTIAKGFLKLGLERFHSVCILGFNSEQWFIADLAAIHAGGYAAGIYTTNSAEACFHCLETSRANICAVQDKKQLDKILSIQSRLKHLKAIVQWEGPVDTSIPGVYSWEQVMEMGSKEPDTQLNNILKSISVNECCTLVYTSGTVGQPKAVMLSHDNLTWDAYTISERVRDLRPTYDCLVSFLPLSHVAAQVVDIYTTLTNAVTVYFAQPDALKGTLVETLKEVRPTRFLAVPRVWEKMHEKIMAVGASSGSMKRYIATWAKDKGTQYHLARINGQDGTTCGYKMAKSLVFSKVRDNLGLDRCTTFVTAAAPLSPDIKKFFMSLDIPIMDAFGMSEAAGAHSLSIYPKFKLDSSGEILDGTETKFDGSTSINGPGEIFMRGRHVFMGYLNDEEKTRATVDDEGWLHSGDVGRLDSNNLLYITGRIKELLITAGGENIAPVLIEQTVQSELLHVGYAVLIGDKRKFLSILLTLKAKVNGNGDALDELDNETRKWVANLGSKATTISEIIRTKDPLVHKAIEEGIARANKHAISNAQKIQKFAILPADFSLNSGELGPTLKIKRNVVYEKYKDIIEGFYKE; this comes from the exons GCCGCACCAACTGAGATCTGTGTTGAAAACGGCGAAGATATTGTTAAAGTGAGCAATATGCAGGTCCCGAATGGAATCgatcatcaaaaatatttaaatg gACCAGACCAGATTATACCATGTGATAATTACATAAGCTGCGGACCCGGAGAATATGTTAAAATTCGCATGGGATCACGTGGACCTGCAGCAGAACCTCCGGTTTCAGTTCCTGGTCTCTTAAACAGAATCGTCGCTCGGTACCCTAACGACACTGCCTTAGCTACTAAAAAAGACGGAAAATGGCATAAAATCACTTATAA GCAATATCAAGACCGCATCCGTACGATTGCAAAGGGTTTCTTGAAATTAGGTCTAGAACGATTTCACTCAGTGTGCATTTTAGGCTTTAATTCGGAGCAGTGGTTTATCGCTGATCTTGCTGCCATTCACGCAGG agGATATGCTGCTGGTATTTATACGACAAATTCCGCGGAGGCCTGTTTCCATTGCTTGGAAACATCACGGGCGAACATTTGCGCGGTACAGGATAAGAAGCAGTTggacaaaatattatcaatacaaagTCGCTTAAAACATCTTAAAGCGATCGTGCAATGGGAAGGACCCGTAGACACATCTATTCCTGGAGTGTACAGC tggGAACAAGTAATGGAAATGGGTTCTAAAGAGCCGGACACGCAACTCAACAATATACTGAAATCTATTTCTGTAAACGAATGCTGCACACTCGTTTACact TCTGGAACAGTGGGTCAACCAAAGGCCGTGATGCTCTCTCACGACAATCTCACGTGGGACGCATACACAATATCAGAAAGAGTTCGCGACTTGAGGCCGACTTACGACTGTCTTGTTTCCTTCTTACCGCTCAGTCACGTCGCTGCTCAG GTGGTGGACATCTATACGACACTGACAAATGCAGTGACTGTGTATTTCGCACAACCAGATGCCTTGAAGGGAACTCTCGTTGAGACATTGAAAGAAGTTCGGCCGACGAG GTTCTTAGCGGTGCCGCGAGTATGGGAAAAAATGCACGAGAAGATCATGGCAGTGGGAGCATCCAGCGGCTCCATGAAGCGCTACATTGCCACCTGGGCGAAAGACAAAGGAACTCAGTACCATTTAGCGAGAATCAACGg GCAAGATGGCACCACGTGCGGGTACAAAATGGCCAAGTCACTGGTGTTCAGCAAAGTGCGCGATAACCTCGGACTGGACCGCTGCACCACCTTCGTGACGGCTGCCGCGCCCCTTTCTCCCGATATCAAAAAGTTCTTCATGTCTCTGGATATACCAATAATGGACGCCTTCGGCATGAGTGAGGCTGCTGGAGCCCATTCCCTCAGCATATACCCCAA attTAAATTGGACTCCTCGGGCGAAATCCTCGATGGTACCGAAACTAAATTCGACGGTTCGACGAGCATCAACGGTCCCGGCGAAATCTTCATGCGAGGCCGGCACGTCTTTATGGGCTACCTCAACGACGAAGAGAAGACCAGAGCCACTGTCGACGACGAGGGCTGGCTGCACTCCGGAGATGTGGGCAGATTAGACAGCAATAACTTGCTATATATCACCGGTAGAATAAAG gaaTTATTGATAACAGCAGGAGGTGAGAACATTGCACCGGTTTTGATTGAGCAAACCGTTCAATCTGAACTCTTACACGTCGGATACGCTGTGCTTATTGGAGACAAACGAAAATTCCTTTCCATTTTACTGACACTAAAG GCAAAAGTCAACGGTAACGGCGATGCACTCGATGAATTGGACAACGAAACAAGAAAATGGGTGGCGAATCTCGGCAGCAAGGCTACTACAATTAGCGAGATTATCCGTACCAAAGATCCActt gtaCATAAGGCTATAGAAGAAGGTATTGCACGTGCAAACAAGCATGCTATTTCAAATGCGCAAAAGATCCAGAAGTTTGCTATTCTCCCCGCCGACTTCTCTTTGAATTCCGGAGAGTTAG GACCAACGTTAAAGATCAAAAGGAATGTTGTATACGAGAAGTACAAGGACATCATAGAAGGATTCTACAAGgaataa
- the LOC113398993 gene encoding very long-chain-fatty-acid--CoA ligase bubblegum isoform X1, whose protein sequence is MDADSEQKNGTIPAAPTEICVENGEDIVKVSNMQVPNGIDHQKYLNGPDQIIPCDNYISCGPGEYVKIRMGSRGPAAEPPVSVPGLLNRIVARYPNDTALATKKDGKWHKITYKQYQDRIRTIAKGFLKLGLERFHSVCILGFNSEQWFIADLAAIHAGGYAAGIYTTNSAEACFHCLETSRANICAVQDKKQLDKILSIQSRLKHLKAIVQWEGPVDTSIPGVYSWEQVMEMGSKEPDTQLNNILKSISVNECCTLVYTSGTVGQPKAVMLSHDNLTWDAYTISERVRDLRPTYDCLVSFLPLSHVAAQVVDIYTTLTNAVTVYFAQPDALKGTLVETLKEVRPTRFLAVPRVWEKMHEKIMAVGASSGSMKRYIATWAKDKGTQYHLARINGALSSGMSGLPIDFSLAEMIKYWQDGTTCGYKMAKSLVFSKVRDNLGLDRCTTFVTAAAPLSPDIKKFFMSLDIPIMDAFGMSEAAGAHSLSIYPKFKLDSSGEILDGTETKFDGSTSINGPGEIFMRGRHVFMGYLNDEEKTRATVDDEGWLHSGDVGRLDSNNLLYITGRIKELLITAGGENIAPVLIEQTVQSELLHVGYAVLIGDKRKFLSILLTLKAKVNGNGDALDELDNETRKWVANLGSKATTISEIIRTKDPLVHKAIEEGIARANKHAISNAQKIQKFAILPADFSLNSGELGPTLKIKRNVVYEKYKDIIEGFYKE, encoded by the exons GCCGCACCAACTGAGATCTGTGTTGAAAACGGCGAAGATATTGTTAAAGTGAGCAATATGCAGGTCCCGAATGGAATCgatcatcaaaaatatttaaatg gACCAGACCAGATTATACCATGTGATAATTACATAAGCTGCGGACCCGGAGAATATGTTAAAATTCGCATGGGATCACGTGGACCTGCAGCAGAACCTCCGGTTTCAGTTCCTGGTCTCTTAAACAGAATCGTCGCTCGGTACCCTAACGACACTGCCTTAGCTACTAAAAAAGACGGAAAATGGCATAAAATCACTTATAA GCAATATCAAGACCGCATCCGTACGATTGCAAAGGGTTTCTTGAAATTAGGTCTAGAACGATTTCACTCAGTGTGCATTTTAGGCTTTAATTCGGAGCAGTGGTTTATCGCTGATCTTGCTGCCATTCACGCAGG agGATATGCTGCTGGTATTTATACGACAAATTCCGCGGAGGCCTGTTTCCATTGCTTGGAAACATCACGGGCGAACATTTGCGCGGTACAGGATAAGAAGCAGTTggacaaaatattatcaatacaaagTCGCTTAAAACATCTTAAAGCGATCGTGCAATGGGAAGGACCCGTAGACACATCTATTCCTGGAGTGTACAGC tggGAACAAGTAATGGAAATGGGTTCTAAAGAGCCGGACACGCAACTCAACAATATACTGAAATCTATTTCTGTAAACGAATGCTGCACACTCGTTTACact TCTGGAACAGTGGGTCAACCAAAGGCCGTGATGCTCTCTCACGACAATCTCACGTGGGACGCATACACAATATCAGAAAGAGTTCGCGACTTGAGGCCGACTTACGACTGTCTTGTTTCCTTCTTACCGCTCAGTCACGTCGCTGCTCAG GTGGTGGACATCTATACGACACTGACAAATGCAGTGACTGTGTATTTCGCACAACCAGATGCCTTGAAGGGAACTCTCGTTGAGACATTGAAAGAAGTTCGGCCGACGAG GTTCTTAGCGGTGCCGCGAGTATGGGAAAAAATGCACGAGAAGATCATGGCAGTGGGAGCATCCAGCGGCTCCATGAAGCGCTACATTGCCACCTGGGCGAAAGACAAAGGAACTCAGTACCATTTAGCGAGAATCAACGg CGCCCTATCATCTGGGATGTCAGGTCTGCCGATAGACTTCAGTCTCGCCGAAATGATTAAGTATTG GCAAGATGGCACCACGTGCGGGTACAAAATGGCCAAGTCACTGGTGTTCAGCAAAGTGCGCGATAACCTCGGACTGGACCGCTGCACCACCTTCGTGACGGCTGCCGCGCCCCTTTCTCCCGATATCAAAAAGTTCTTCATGTCTCTGGATATACCAATAATGGACGCCTTCGGCATGAGTGAGGCTGCTGGAGCCCATTCCCTCAGCATATACCCCAA attTAAATTGGACTCCTCGGGCGAAATCCTCGATGGTACCGAAACTAAATTCGACGGTTCGACGAGCATCAACGGTCCCGGCGAAATCTTCATGCGAGGCCGGCACGTCTTTATGGGCTACCTCAACGACGAAGAGAAGACCAGAGCCACTGTCGACGACGAGGGCTGGCTGCACTCCGGAGATGTGGGCAGATTAGACAGCAATAACTTGCTATATATCACCGGTAGAATAAAG gaaTTATTGATAACAGCAGGAGGTGAGAACATTGCACCGGTTTTGATTGAGCAAACCGTTCAATCTGAACTCTTACACGTCGGATACGCTGTGCTTATTGGAGACAAACGAAAATTCCTTTCCATTTTACTGACACTAAAG GCAAAAGTCAACGGTAACGGCGATGCACTCGATGAATTGGACAACGAAACAAGAAAATGGGTGGCGAATCTCGGCAGCAAGGCTACTACAATTAGCGAGATTATCCGTACCAAAGATCCActt gtaCATAAGGCTATAGAAGAAGGTATTGCACGTGCAAACAAGCATGCTATTTCAAATGCGCAAAAGATCCAGAAGTTTGCTATTCTCCCCGCCGACTTCTCTTTGAATTCCGGAGAGTTAG GACCAACGTTAAAGATCAAAAGGAATGTTGTATACGAGAAGTACAAGGACATCATAGAAGGATTCTACAAGgaataa